A part of Myxococcus landrumus genomic DNA contains:
- a CDS encoding NPP1 family protein, giving the protein MRLLRLLGVCSCLLAAGLVAGCSGTTGEEAEPLAVSEQNLDPLLGRDYGGAFGYIDGGVLAPNPATGGASCPAGYSATKVLGTSGVDWAAFICSRPTQSGVEPLYDFGGMWGYVDDKLAVNPITRLGACPKGYTDQRILGKAGTDRELHTCYKPHVVGTAPAYYFGGAWGYVDTREVPNPATGSGSCPAGFTTAKVLGTVGVDYAMFYCISPAPRWDFGGAFGYINGGVLVPNPATGGASCPAGYTTTKILGTSNVDWAAFICSRPYRFGREPLYDFGGMWGYSEGKLVGNPITQTASCAPGYTDQRVLGVYGTDYDMHVCYKPHVAGTTPPYPFAGAWGYVDGQQRSNPVTGGQSCPSGFSKTQVFGTYNADYPVFYCEPVVMKFAPRLRFDGEGHGYPMSAQTYYETVIRAATPSGGMENLDASTLGTGNLPTYYQEILCGDQVRIKYWWFYGYQRVCDEGGKGSHHGDWENVVVTLSEDRSSIAAVTYTMHGKDYTRLAARGGFELENGSHPVVYVGKNSHAAFQNQGGSGGPLDNCLPMEEYRNNTTGTRLDSWLKLVRLELGQESWMEADWHTRFAEWGPNGGNGVGNHPTQKAPTCTMNAAAWSADTPTWTRSQCKMGDRDDGTTCHSQCRSGYTDMGLTCTNWDISSLHTYNQNLYGYDYEIPTTDLGLLRADPR; this is encoded by the coding sequence ATGCGTCTGTTACGCCTTCTCGGTGTTTGTAGTTGTCTGCTCGCGGCAGGGCTCGTCGCCGGTTGCTCCGGCACGACAGGAGAGGAAGCCGAACCGCTCGCCGTCTCCGAGCAGAACCTCGATCCTCTCCTGGGTCGGGATTACGGCGGTGCCTTCGGATACATCGACGGTGGCGTGCTCGCGCCGAATCCCGCGACGGGCGGCGCGTCGTGTCCGGCCGGATACTCGGCGACGAAGGTGTTGGGGACCTCGGGGGTGGATTGGGCCGCGTTCATCTGCTCACGGCCGACCCAGTCCGGTGTCGAGCCGCTCTATGACTTTGGCGGCATGTGGGGCTACGTCGACGACAAGCTGGCCGTCAATCCCATCACCCGGCTGGGGGCGTGCCCGAAGGGCTACACGGACCAGCGAATCCTCGGGAAGGCGGGGACGGACCGTGAGCTGCACACCTGCTACAAGCCTCACGTCGTGGGGACCGCTCCGGCGTATTACTTTGGAGGCGCGTGGGGATATGTCGACACGCGCGAGGTCCCGAATCCAGCGACGGGTTCCGGCTCCTGCCCCGCGGGTTTCACGACAGCCAAGGTCCTGGGCACCGTGGGGGTCGACTACGCCATGTTCTATTGCATCTCTCCCGCGCCTCGCTGGGACTTCGGCGGTGCGTTTGGATACATCAATGGGGGTGTGCTCGTGCCCAACCCCGCGACAGGTGGCGCGTCGTGCCCGGCCGGATACACGACGACGAAGATTCTCGGGACGTCCAACGTGGACTGGGCGGCGTTCATCTGCTCCCGGCCGTACCGGTTTGGCCGCGAGCCGCTCTACGACTTCGGCGGAATGTGGGGCTACTCCGAGGGCAAGCTGGTGGGCAATCCCATCACCCAGACGGCCTCCTGCGCGCCGGGCTACACGGACCAGCGTGTCCTGGGTGTCTATGGCACCGATTATGACATGCATGTCTGCTACAAGCCGCACGTGGCCGGAACGACGCCCCCGTATCCCTTTGCTGGGGCGTGGGGTTACGTGGATGGTCAGCAGAGGTCGAACCCGGTGACGGGCGGCCAGTCGTGCCCGAGCGGCTTTTCGAAGACGCAGGTCTTCGGGACCTACAATGCCGACTACCCGGTGTTCTACTGCGAGCCTGTCGTCATGAAGTTCGCGCCCCGGCTCCGCTTCGACGGAGAGGGACATGGCTATCCCATGTCGGCGCAGACGTATTACGAGACGGTCATCCGCGCGGCGACTCCGTCAGGGGGAATGGAGAACCTGGATGCCTCCACCCTGGGGACGGGCAACCTGCCCACGTACTACCAGGAGATTCTGTGCGGAGACCAGGTGCGCATCAAGTACTGGTGGTTCTATGGCTACCAGCGAGTCTGTGACGAGGGCGGCAAGGGCTCGCACCACGGGGATTGGGAGAATGTCGTGGTCACGCTGAGCGAGGACCGGTCTTCCATCGCGGCGGTCACCTACACGATGCACGGCAAGGACTACACCCGGCTCGCGGCCCGCGGAGGCTTCGAGCTGGAGAATGGCTCACACCCGGTGGTCTACGTGGGAAAGAACTCGCATGCGGCGTTCCAAAATCAGGGCGGGAGTGGAGGGCCCCTCGACAACTGTCTGCCGATGGAGGAGTACCGGAACAACACGACGGGAACCCGGCTGGATTCGTGGTTGAAGCTGGTGAGGCTCGAGCTTGGGCAGGAGTCGTGGATGGAGGCGGACTGGCACACCCGGTTCGCGGAGTGGGGACCGAACGGTGGCAACGGCGTGGGGAACCACCCGACCCAGAAGGCCCCGACCTGCACGATGAACGCGGCTGCCTGGTCCGCCGACACTCCGACGTGGACCCGCAGTCAGTGCAAGATGGGCGACCGTGATGATGGCACGACCTGCCACTCTCAATGCCGCTCCGGGTACACGGACATGGGGCTCACCTGTACCAACTGGGACATCAGCTCGCTCCATACGTACAACCAGAACCTCTATGGGTATGACTATGAGATCCCCACCACGGACCTTGGCCTGTTGAGGGCGGACCCTCGCTGA
- a CDS encoding DUF6066 family protein, whose translation MSRFLVALAAVLLPTLALADVDPRFAKLRDESEPLGGLGAFLEKYVGACEGALVDPQCKAQAEAFRKKYQGKQLYMIVTEDDANMLAPGPYSPATGEYTINITPFFPGGRYAMTHGTPKKTDANGNPVMPLLTVTGTLPEGWNIQMFSRMFSMRGVRAQVVFTPQSVWTLPKKGGGKNYGVTARIDGLLVSEGRTGSQLGLWLNGKDANARR comes from the coding sequence TTGAGCCGCTTCCTGGTCGCCCTCGCCGCAGTCCTCCTCCCCACCCTGGCCCTGGCCGACGTGGACCCCCGCTTCGCCAAGCTGCGAGACGAGTCCGAGCCCCTGGGCGGGCTGGGCGCCTTCCTGGAGAAGTACGTGGGGGCCTGTGAAGGGGCACTGGTGGACCCGCAGTGCAAGGCCCAGGCGGAGGCCTTCCGCAAGAAGTACCAGGGCAAGCAGCTCTACATGATTGTGACGGAAGATGACGCCAACATGCTGGCGCCGGGCCCGTACTCCCCCGCGACGGGCGAGTACACCATCAACATCACCCCGTTCTTCCCCGGCGGCCGCTACGCGATGACGCACGGCACGCCCAAGAAGACGGACGCCAACGGCAACCCGGTGATGCCCCTGCTCACCGTCACCGGCACCCTGCCGGAGGGGTGGAACATCCAGATGTTCTCGCGCATGTTCTCCATGCGCGGAGTGCGCGCGCAGGTGGTCTTCACGCCGCAGAGCGTGTGGACCCTGCCCAAGAAGGGCGGCGGAAAGAACTACGGCGTGACGGCTCGGATTGACGGGCTGCTCGTCAGCGAAGGCCGCACCGGCTCCCAGCTGGGCCTGTGGCTCAACGGCAAGGACGCCAACGCCCGCCGCTAG
- a CDS encoding VOC family protein, producing the protein MSSRPFQPVTVDHLVLRVVDLERMVAFYRDALGCTVDKEVPRLGMTHMRAGSAMIDLISLDGMLGSAGGAGPGREGRNVDHFCITVQPFDEAAIRAHLATHGVTPFAPGDRYGANGDGFSFYLHDPEGNTVELKGA; encoded by the coding sequence ATGAGCTCGCGACCGTTCCAGCCAGTCACCGTTGACCACCTCGTCCTGCGCGTCGTGGACCTGGAGCGGATGGTCGCGTTCTACCGGGACGCGTTGGGGTGCACCGTCGACAAGGAAGTGCCCCGCCTTGGGATGACCCACATGCGAGCGGGGTCGGCGATGATCGACCTCATCTCATTGGATGGGATGCTGGGGAGCGCGGGCGGGGCGGGGCCGGGGCGGGAGGGGCGCAACGTCGACCACTTCTGCATCACGGTGCAGCCGTTCGACGAGGCGGCGATTCGAGCCCACCTGGCCACGCATGGGGTGACTCCGTTCGCGCCCGGGGACCGGTATGGGGCGAATGGCGACGGCTTCTCGTTCTACCTCCATGATCCGGAGGGGAACACGGTGGAGCTGAAGGGGGCGTAG
- a CDS encoding trypsin-like peptidase domain-containing protein yields MRRRISCPFVSSRLLTVLLVLALTPLSAGADEDPVGPWLQARMREHAAWFSYSGTGGEGRSGAMDLWRERPAGEPGLPHFTPPTSLAPLIRAVEAGVVNITTVSPRESGLAGMKRSTGSGFVLTPEGLVVTNSHVVSGANKIAVRLSDGREFSAEVVGRDASTDVALLRLSGSDLGNLPALYLGDSDRLEVGDWVVAIGNPFGLDHSVSHGMISAKERVLGVGQFDDFIQTDALINPGNSGGPLFNMKGEVVGVNTAIISQGQGIGFAVPINLVKDLLPNLRENGKLERGWLGVVINDDRDSGERRAPMVKDVYRGSPADAAGIRSGDKLVAVNGRAIGSYLQLLRKVALLAPGTEARLTLLRKGATQEVSVRLVARPAQEATEGLVRHARSDEDLGLTLRDLTPEVAAPLGQEAWSGALVAAVVPRSPADEAGVRLGDVVMEVNRKRVKDAAGVRAALAKGSSGASLLLRVKRGDSLQYVAISR; encoded by the coding sequence ATGCGACGCCGTATAAGCTGCCCCTTCGTGTCTTCCCGACTGCTGACCGTCCTGCTCGTCCTGGCATTGACCCCTCTGTCGGCGGGTGCCGACGAGGACCCCGTGGGGCCCTGGCTCCAGGCGCGTATGCGTGAGCATGCCGCCTGGTTCTCCTATTCGGGGACGGGCGGCGAAGGCCGTTCGGGCGCCATGGACCTGTGGCGGGAGCGGCCGGCGGGTGAGCCGGGCCTGCCCCACTTCACGCCGCCCACGTCGCTGGCCCCGCTGATTCGCGCGGTGGAGGCGGGCGTCGTCAACATCACCACGGTGAGCCCTCGGGAGAGCGGGCTCGCGGGGATGAAGCGCTCGACGGGCTCGGGCTTCGTGCTGACGCCGGAGGGCCTGGTCGTCACCAACAGCCACGTGGTGTCGGGGGCGAACAAAATCGCGGTGCGATTGTCGGACGGCCGCGAGTTCTCCGCGGAGGTCGTCGGCCGGGATGCGTCCACGGACGTGGCGCTCTTGCGGCTGAGCGGCTCGGACCTGGGGAACCTGCCCGCGCTCTACCTGGGGGACTCGGACCGGCTGGAGGTGGGGGACTGGGTGGTGGCCATTGGCAACCCCTTCGGCCTGGACCACTCCGTGTCGCACGGGATGATTTCCGCCAAGGAGCGGGTGCTGGGCGTGGGCCAGTTCGACGACTTCATCCAGACGGATGCGCTCATCAACCCGGGCAACTCCGGGGGGCCACTCTTCAACATGAAGGGCGAAGTCGTGGGGGTGAACACGGCCATCATCAGCCAGGGGCAGGGCATCGGCTTCGCGGTGCCCATCAACCTGGTGAAGGACCTGCTGCCCAACCTGCGGGAGAACGGGAAGCTGGAGCGCGGCTGGCTGGGCGTGGTCATCAACGATGACCGGGACAGCGGCGAGCGCCGCGCGCCCATGGTGAAGGACGTCTATCGCGGCAGCCCCGCGGACGCCGCGGGCATCCGCTCCGGGGACAAGCTGGTGGCGGTGAATGGGCGGGCCATCGGCTCGTACCTGCAGCTGCTCCGCAAGGTGGCGCTCCTGGCGCCTGGCACCGAGGCGAGGCTGACGCTCCTTCGCAAGGGGGCCACGCAGGAGGTGTCGGTGCGGCTGGTGGCGCGTCCCGCGCAGGAGGCCACCGAGGGCCTGGTGCGGCACGCGCGCAGCGACGAGGACCTGGGGCTGACGCTGCGGGATTTGACGCCCGAGGTGGCCGCGCCCCTGGGACAGGAGGCCTGGTCCGGGGCGCTGGTGGCGGCGGTGGTGCCGCGCAGCCCCGCGGACGAGGCGGGCGTGCGCCTGGGGGACGTGGTGATGGAGGTCAACCGCAAGCGGGTGAAGGACGCGGCGGGTGTCCGCGCGGCCCTGGCCAAGGGCAGCTCCGGCGCCAGCCTCCTGCTCCGGGTGAAGCGGGGAGACTCCCTCCAGTACGTGGCGATTTCTCGCTGA
- a CDS encoding acyl-CoA thioesterase: MSIAETAERFRYFLPITTRWMDNDVYGHINNVTYYSYFDTVANHFLIHEGGLDIHGSSVIGLVVESKCHYRAPLAYPDALRAGLRVDTLGTRSVTYGIGIFKEGASEAAAHGHFVHVFVDRQTRKSTAIPERLREALSRLTLAI; the protein is encoded by the coding sequence GTGAGTATCGCCGAGACCGCCGAGCGCTTTCGCTACTTTCTGCCCATCACCACACGGTGGATGGACAATGACGTCTACGGGCACATCAACAACGTCACGTACTACAGCTACTTCGACACGGTGGCGAACCACTTCCTCATCCACGAAGGCGGGCTGGACATCCACGGCAGCTCCGTCATCGGACTCGTCGTGGAGTCGAAGTGCCACTACCGCGCGCCTCTCGCCTATCCAGACGCGCTGCGAGCGGGGCTGCGGGTGGACACGCTGGGCACGCGCTCGGTGACGTATGGGATTGGCATCTTCAAGGAGGGGGCGTCGGAAGCGGCGGCGCATGGGCACTTCGTTCACGTCTTCGTGGACCGCCAGACGCGCAAGTCCACGGCGATTCCAGAGCGACTGCGAGAGGCTCTTTCACGGCTGACTCTGGCGATTTAG
- the ftsH gene encoding ATP-dependent zinc metalloprotease FtsH produces the protein MGPRGKKSDKPGTPGKGFKFGSPLGYILLLVLGFLLFRNVFQDAGVRRVSYSQFRDAVESGNFSRVQISNEWVKGFLKDTAQPPPQPQGERPLRGEPSALPWMAYRVQGDESLVPLLEQKGVQFEAVPQSGLGEALWIWLLPLGLFFLFWSFMMRRVAGGIGQGPQSVMSFGKTRAKVQAESDTGVGFKDVAGVDEAVEELREIVEFLKTPEKFRRLGGRIPKGVLLVGPPGTGKTLLARAVAGEAGVPFFSLSGSEFVEMFVGVGAARVRDLFAQATAKAPCIIFIDELDAIGKSRNAGIAGGHDEREQTLNQLLAEMDGFDSRAGLIILAATNRPEILDSALMRPGRFDRQVLVDRPDKRGRERVLEIHARGVKLGPDVDLKTIAARTPGFAGADLANVVNEAALLAARRNRDAVTRADFEEAIERVVAGLEKKNRRMNEREKEIVAHHEAGHAVVGWMLPHAERVTKVSIIPRGLAALGYTMSLPLEDRYLMSLDELRDKMAGMMGGRASEEIFIGEVSTGASNDIRQATEVARLMVRDYGMSTLGPVALSADHGPNFLRSAGMPESRTYSEQTARMIDEEVRKLVSEALDRAREVLTTHKDKVQALAARLLAVEVVEEDTMVSILGPKVVAQRGMLHPEARQVISAHPVGGTDEQPPPTQHSESSLD, from the coding sequence ATGGGTCCGCGCGGAAAGAAGTCCGACAAGCCAGGGACGCCGGGCAAGGGGTTCAAGTTCGGCTCTCCCCTGGGCTACATCTTGCTGCTCGTGTTGGGCTTCCTCCTGTTCCGGAATGTCTTCCAGGACGCAGGGGTACGCCGGGTCAGCTACAGCCAGTTCCGCGACGCGGTGGAGTCCGGCAACTTCAGCCGGGTTCAAATCTCCAATGAATGGGTGAAGGGCTTCCTCAAGGACACGGCCCAACCTCCCCCGCAGCCGCAAGGGGAGCGGCCGCTGCGAGGAGAGCCCAGCGCGCTGCCGTGGATGGCCTACCGCGTCCAGGGGGATGAGTCGCTCGTCCCACTCCTGGAGCAGAAGGGTGTCCAGTTCGAGGCGGTGCCGCAGTCGGGGCTGGGCGAGGCGCTGTGGATATGGCTGCTGCCGCTGGGCCTGTTCTTCCTCTTCTGGAGCTTCATGATGCGGCGGGTGGCGGGCGGTATCGGCCAGGGCCCGCAGAGCGTCATGAGCTTCGGGAAGACGCGCGCCAAGGTGCAGGCGGAGTCCGACACCGGCGTGGGCTTCAAGGACGTGGCTGGCGTGGACGAGGCCGTGGAGGAGCTGCGCGAAATCGTCGAGTTCCTCAAGACGCCGGAGAAGTTCCGCCGCCTGGGAGGCCGCATCCCCAAGGGCGTGTTGCTCGTGGGGCCGCCAGGGACGGGCAAGACGCTGCTGGCGCGCGCGGTGGCGGGCGAGGCCGGGGTGCCCTTCTTCAGCCTCTCCGGCTCGGAGTTCGTGGAGATGTTCGTGGGCGTGGGCGCCGCTCGAGTCCGGGACTTGTTCGCGCAGGCCACCGCGAAGGCGCCGTGCATCATCTTCATCGACGAGTTGGACGCCATCGGCAAGAGCCGCAACGCGGGCATCGCGGGCGGGCATGACGAGCGCGAGCAGACGCTCAATCAGTTGCTCGCGGAGATGGACGGGTTCGACAGCCGCGCGGGGCTCATCATCCTGGCGGCGACCAACCGGCCGGAGATCCTGGACAGCGCGCTCATGCGGCCGGGCCGCTTCGACCGGCAGGTGCTGGTGGACCGTCCCGACAAGCGGGGCCGGGAGCGGGTGCTGGAGATTCATGCCCGGGGCGTGAAGCTGGGGCCGGACGTGGACCTGAAGACCATCGCCGCGCGCACGCCGGGCTTCGCGGGCGCGGACCTGGCCAACGTGGTGAACGAGGCGGCGCTCTTGGCGGCGCGGCGCAACCGCGACGCGGTGACCCGGGCGGACTTCGAGGAGGCCATCGAGCGCGTCGTCGCGGGCCTGGAGAAGAAGAACCGCCGGATGAACGAGCGCGAGAAGGAGATTGTCGCGCACCACGAAGCCGGGCACGCGGTGGTGGGCTGGATGCTGCCGCACGCGGAGCGGGTGACGAAGGTCTCCATCATCCCTCGAGGCCTGGCGGCGCTGGGCTACACCATGTCCCTGCCGTTGGAGGACCGCTACCTCATGTCGCTGGACGAGCTGCGCGACAAGATGGCGGGGATGATGGGGGGCCGCGCCTCGGAGGAGATCTTCATCGGCGAGGTCTCCACCGGCGCCTCCAACGACATCCGCCAGGCCACGGAGGTGGCGCGGCTGATGGTGCGCGACTACGGCATGAGCACGCTGGGCCCCGTGGCGCTGAGCGCGGACCACGGCCCCAACTTCCTGCGCTCCGCGGGCATGCCCGAGTCACGCACCTACTCCGAGCAGACCGCGCGGATGATTGACGAAGAGGTGCGCAAGCTCGTCAGCGAAGCGCTGGACCGGGCCCGGGAGGTGCTCACCACCCACAAGGACAAGGTGCAGGCGCTGGCGGCGCGGCTGCTCGCCGTGGAGGTCGTGGAGGAGGACACCATGGTCTCCATCCTGGGGCCCAAGGTGGTGGCGCAGCGGGGGATGCTCCACCCCGAAGCCCGCCAGGTCATCTCCGCGCACCCGGTGGGCGGCACCGACGAGCAGCCCCCTCCCACCCAGCACTCCGAGTCGTCCTTGGATTGA
- a CDS encoding nucleotide exchange factor GrpE — protein MSGDTHSDTAHDAQQAQSSNGGAAPVQDGGAAGARPEEAAARPPADDVVSEAADAEKERLRAELESSRRRVDELARAYQALNRDKEEFKQRLTRERERMLDVERGNVAGVLLEAIDELDRALSMSGQDGSALSNGVRMIRDSLLAKVQGMGIERVKVVGLPYDPNVAEATDMEITTSPDDDQKVVEEFRAAYRMKDRIIRPARVKVAKYVAPASA, from the coding sequence ATGTCTGGCGATACGCACTCCGACACCGCACACGATGCTCAGCAGGCCCAGTCCTCCAACGGCGGAGCGGCGCCGGTCCAGGATGGCGGAGCCGCGGGCGCTCGCCCGGAGGAAGCCGCGGCCCGGCCGCCCGCCGACGACGTGGTGTCCGAGGCCGCCGACGCGGAGAAGGAGCGCCTGCGCGCGGAGCTGGAATCCTCTCGGCGCCGGGTGGACGAGCTGGCGCGGGCCTACCAGGCCCTCAACAGGGACAAGGAGGAGTTCAAGCAGCGGCTGACGCGCGAGCGCGAGCGGATGCTGGACGTGGAGCGCGGCAACGTGGCCGGCGTCCTCCTGGAGGCCATCGACGAACTGGACCGTGCCCTGTCCATGAGCGGCCAGGACGGCTCGGCCTTGAGCAACGGCGTGCGGATGATTCGCGACTCGCTGCTCGCCAAGGTCCAGGGCATGGGCATTGAGCGGGTGAAAGTGGTTGGTCTGCCCTATGACCCCAATGTGGCCGAGGCCACGGACATGGAAATCACCACTTCCCCGGATGATGACCAGAAGGTGGTGGAGGAGTTCCGGGCGGCCTACCGCATGAAGGACCGCATCATCCGTCCGGCGCGCGTGAAGGTGGCCAAGTACGTGGCCCCCGCGAGCGCGTGA
- a CDS encoding helix-turn-helix domain-containing protein yields MKTSRAERAEVLGAALKAARQQAGLGMEEVAERLEMPVEVLARVERGVMVPTISTLTRLCVILKLDPDTLPDLPEMSD; encoded by the coding sequence ATGAAGACGAGTCGCGCGGAAAGGGCCGAGGTGCTCGGGGCAGCACTGAAGGCCGCCCGCCAACAGGCGGGGCTCGGGATGGAAGAGGTCGCCGAGCGTCTGGAAATGCCCGTGGAGGTCCTCGCCCGGGTGGAGCGCGGGGTGATGGTGCCCACCATCTCCACCCTGACGCGGCTGTGCGTCATCCTCAAGCTGGACCCGGACACGCTGCCGGACTTGCCTGAGATGAGTGATTGA
- a CDS encoding (deoxy)nucleoside triphosphate pyrophosphohydrolase — protein MARRHVRVVGAMLENEQGRYLITQRPPTASLPLLWEFPGGRVEEGESDPEALAREIREEMGVAVEVLDQAMHTRHEYPTYDIDFRVFRCRLAEAEHHIRHLRVNDHRWVTLEEMSQYRFPDADSKTLAKLLGLDG, from the coding sequence ATGGCCCGTCGCCACGTCCGCGTCGTCGGCGCGATGCTCGAGAACGAGCAGGGACGTTATCTCATCACCCAGCGCCCCCCCACCGCGTCGCTTCCTCTGCTGTGGGAGTTCCCCGGCGGACGTGTGGAGGAGGGTGAAAGCGACCCGGAGGCCCTGGCCCGCGAGATTCGCGAGGAGATGGGCGTCGCCGTCGAAGTGCTGGACCAGGCCATGCACACCCGCCACGAGTATCCCACCTATGACATTGACTTCCGGGTGTTCCGCTGTCGTCTGGCGGAGGCGGAGCATCACATCCGCCACCTGCGCGTGAATGACCACCGGTGGGTGACGTTGGAGGAGATGTCGCAGTACCGCTTCCCCGATGCTGACTCCAAGACGCTCGCGAAGTTGCTGGGCCTGGATGGGTGA
- a CDS encoding PilZ domain-containing protein has product MFERPQERRSHLRFDKVFTVYLSTNDGMMRGVGRNISARGMFVEVRDAVGLGEKLKVTFAGEDGTEMTCLCEVRYQVALAFGRKDGREGSSRGVGLRIVAYETHDDAPLLLVDRERVMH; this is encoded by the coding sequence GTGTTCGAGCGTCCGCAAGAGCGTCGCAGTCACCTTCGCTTCGACAAGGTCTTCACCGTCTACCTCTCCACCAATGACGGGATGATGAGGGGTGTCGGCCGCAACATCAGCGCGCGGGGCATGTTCGTGGAGGTTCGCGACGCGGTGGGGCTGGGCGAGAAGCTCAAGGTGACCTTCGCCGGCGAGGACGGCACGGAGATGACGTGCCTGTGCGAGGTCCGCTACCAGGTGGCGCTGGCGTTCGGCCGCAAGGACGGGCGCGAGGGCTCCAGCCGCGGGGTGGGCCTGCGAATCGTGGCGTACGAGACGCACGACGACGCGCCGCTGCTCCTGGTGGACCGCGAGCGGGTGATGCACTGA
- a CDS encoding immunity protein Imm33 domain-containing protein has translation MTLNEVQQSLCQRAGAEFSPLPAGTRVAIARNLRSGAMPIYGVRYITQPGGVGWFFWAGEGELSTEVDYFQALHVEHLEEWCPLVLPYLALPPGWRFLTDGEVDDVWFDQAVLDRPIS, from the coding sequence ATGACGCTGAACGAAGTACAGCAGAGTCTCTGTCAACGAGCAGGCGCGGAGTTCTCGCCCCTCCCAGCCGGCACGCGAGTGGCCATCGCGCGAAACCTGAGGTCCGGGGCCATGCCGATCTACGGCGTGCGGTACATCACCCAGCCGGGAGGCGTCGGCTGGTTCTTCTGGGCGGGCGAGGGTGAGCTCAGTACCGAGGTGGACTACTTTCAGGCGCTGCACGTCGAGCACCTGGAGGAGTGGTGTCCCCTCGTGTTGCCCTACCTTGCCCTTCCACCTGGGTGGCGCTTCCTGACTGATGGCGAGGTGGATGACGTGTGGTTTGACCAGGCCGTCCTCGACCGACCCATTTCCTGA
- a CDS encoding Glu/Leu/Phe/Val family dehydrogenase, protein MASEENFMRAPAPSPKRTVYTEAMEIFHRAADLIKLDKRVRLELEEPDYEHIFYVTAKLKDRLVPLIPERAKQFSDLPETQVRNKEGLELLANGSIILNGRALLGSDVAIRQGHLRLPDGKVYQLVPGESQRFKAYRVQHNQARGPYKGGLRYHREVSLDLFKALAAEMTWKTAISEVPFGGGKGGIQIDPREYGKEELEAITLRFMYRLKSLIGPNIDIPAPDVGTNPEIMALLYRQFSDGERERHNLRGIVTGKDVRIGGSEGRGKATGQGVAFCIEDYYADRGESVKGKTFVIQGFGNVGSHAANILAGAGARLLAVNDADGTIYNGDGIDVAALTAYVQDPKNLKRSVLGFPGAQKIEKKDLWDVQADILVPAALGGEITADVAERLKVKLIAEGANGPTTPEADRVLQKRGIELIPDIIANAGGVTVSYYEWIQNKRMERWSEAEVDQRLERAMKRNYRIIRDISRNQPRKTDMHDSRQYCIGEPVDTRCAAMILALKRIEAHYLLEGFSQ, encoded by the coding sequence ATGGCCAGCGAAGAGAACTTCATGCGCGCTCCGGCACCCTCGCCGAAGCGCACCGTCTACACCGAGGCGATGGAGATCTTCCATCGGGCAGCTGACCTCATCAAGCTGGACAAGCGCGTCCGCCTTGAGCTGGAGGAGCCCGACTACGAGCACATCTTCTATGTCACGGCCAAGCTGAAGGACCGTCTGGTCCCTCTCATCCCCGAGCGCGCCAAGCAGTTCTCCGATCTGCCGGAGACCCAGGTGCGCAACAAGGAAGGCCTGGAGCTGCTGGCCAACGGCAGCATCATCCTCAACGGCCGCGCCCTGCTCGGCTCCGACGTGGCCATCCGCCAGGGCCACCTGCGGCTGCCGGACGGCAAGGTCTACCAGCTGGTCCCCGGCGAGTCCCAGCGCTTCAAGGCCTACCGCGTCCAGCACAACCAGGCCCGTGGCCCCTACAAGGGCGGCCTGCGCTACCACCGCGAAGTCTCCCTGGACCTCTTCAAGGCCCTGGCCGCGGAGATGACCTGGAAGACCGCCATCTCCGAGGTTCCCTTCGGCGGCGGCAAGGGCGGCATCCAGATCGACCCGCGCGAGTACGGCAAGGAGGAGCTGGAGGCCATCACCCTGCGCTTCATGTACCGGCTCAAGAGCCTCATCGGGCCGAACATCGACATCCCCGCCCCGGACGTGGGCACCAACCCGGAGATCATGGCGCTCTTGTACCGCCAGTTCTCCGACGGTGAGCGCGAGCGCCACAACCTGCGCGGCATCGTCACGGGCAAGGACGTGCGCATCGGCGGCTCCGAGGGCCGCGGCAAGGCCACCGGCCAGGGCGTCGCGTTCTGCATCGAGGACTACTACGCCGACCGCGGCGAGAGCGTGAAGGGCAAGACCTTCGTCATCCAGGGCTTCGGCAACGTGGGCAGCCACGCCGCCAACATCCTGGCCGGCGCGGGCGCCCGGCTGCTCGCGGTGAACGACGCCGACGGCACCATCTACAACGGCGACGGCATCGACGTGGCGGCCCTCACCGCCTACGTCCAGGACCCGAAGAACCTCAAGCGCAGCGTGCTGGGCTTCCCGGGTGCGCAGAAGATCGAGAAGAAGGACCTGTGGGACGTCCAGGCGGACATCCTCGTCCCGGCCGCGCTGGGTGGCGAAATCACCGCCGACGTCGCCGAGCGCCTCAAGGTCAAGCTCATCGCCGAGGGCGCCAACGGCCCCACCACCCCGGAGGCCGACCGCGTCCTGCAGAAGCGCGGCATCGAGCTCATCCCGGACATCATCGCCAACGCCGGCGGTGTGACGGTGAGCTACTACGAGTGGATCCAGAACAAGCGCATGGAGCGTTGGAGCGAGGCCGAGGTCGACCAGCGCCTCGAGCGCGCGATGAAGCGCAACTACCGCATCATCCGCGACATCTCGCGCAACCAGCCGCGCAAGACGGACATGCACGACAGCCGCCAGTACTGCATCGGCGAGCCCGTGGACACCCGCTGCGCCGCGATGATTCTCGCGCTCAAGCGCATCGAGGCCCACTACCTGCTCGAGGGCTTCTCGCAGTAA